TACTCAAAAAAAAAGTTACTCAAAAAAAGCTCTttgtcaaaagaaaaaaaaaatccgAGTAGAGCCGACAGCAGAGCCCCGCCGTATAGGGGAGCAGTGGCCTGTACATGCGGAGCTACCTAGAGCCAGAAGCCGAAAGCAAGTGAGCTGGTGGCAGGGGAcggacgcgacgatggtggtggTGGCGACCGCGAGCCCCGGCGGGCCCGAGGCGCTGCAGGTGCGCGAGGTCGAGGACCTCCCGGCGCCGGGGGAGGGCGAGGTCGGGGTGGCCGCCGCCGGCGTCAATCGCGGCGACACGGTCCAGTGGCAGGGCCGGTAGCCGCCGCCTCGCCCTACCCGGGGCTCGAGTGCTCCGGCACCATCGTCGCTCTCGGGGCCGCGCTGGGCCGTCGGTACCAGGTGCCCAGCGTGCCCCCATGGTGAATTTGGtgatggctgctgctgctgctctgaacCTCACTTTTTTTTTTCGCATATGCTGTTGCGTTGCAGGTGTGCGCGCTGCTTACCGGCCGCGGGTATGTGGAGAAGGTGGAGGTTCCGACAGGGAAGCTGCTCCCGGTGACGGAGGGGGTGTCGCTGACTGACAGCCCGAGGTGGCCTGCACCGTCTGGTCCACCTTTTTCATGCTAGCCACCTCTCCCTCGGTGAATCCTTGTAAGAAAATCTCTCTTGCTAATTTGTTCTGCATGTGATGATTGCAAACGGCTAGCAATTCACTGCACTTGCTTCTTCCTTGGACTGGGACTGACTGGCTGTAAATCTCTTACACTGAGCACCTGATGAGTTGGAATGTCAGATCTCTTTTGTTAGAGCAACATGCCTCGACTAACTGAGAAATAGCCAAGTAAATTGTGCTTACTCAAATGGAGTGCGAACTAGGTTACCACAGTTACTCATATGCAAAATGAGGTGAAACGTCCTGGACTCCTGGCTGTATTTATTCCTGATGATTGGGTATCTCCAATGTATGCAGATCCATGGTGGATCAAGTGGAATCGGTACATTCGCTACACAGAATTCAAAGCACCTTGGAAATGTACACATGAGACATTATTCTTTGTAAGTGACAGTAGCGGCAAAAAATTTGCTACTTCTAAATTTGAAGGTTGCAAGTGTACACATTCAAATACACCGATTGATGTGTTAACGTTGCAGAGACAACATCTCTACTGCTCTAGGAGGCACTTTTGAGTGTCTGCATCAACCTTTAGGAATTGCAACTGGGCTGCAGAAGAGCTAAATAACAAACCATGAACTCCACATATCTATTGTGTAGATAAGTATAATAAGCAGAGACAATTTTTGACATTTTACATTCATATATCAACACAAATTGATGTATGCTATCGCTGTTATGTAGCCATGGCCATCATACAAAACCACGATGCATAAAAAATTGAGGTTCGTCATTTATATTCCAAGATATGAGAATAGAAAGACCAATTTACACAAAAGTTCACTGGGATGAATTTATAAAATTAGCTGGGAATTACTACAGTTTGTCTACAATTTATAAAACAGCACTGCTAAGTTTCATTTTGTTCCAAACATTGTGCCAATTCACATGGACCAAGCTTATATATGGTACTTCCAACCCACAAACTAAACAGATTTCTTAGTTCAGATCATACATTTAGTTTTATGTAGGAAAAGTCTAGCGCGGCTCTTAAGAACCCTAACAAATGCTGCTTTGTTTTTACAACTTTCATTGTTTCTAACATCCAAATCAAACTGTTGTTACACACATGTTTGCTGTATAGATGCactaaaaaaaattcctacatttaCTTTCTTGTAGAATTGCATTTTTCTGGTTGTAAAAATAGgatgagcagcaactttcttgtcaACATGATGGCCTCCTGAAAATAATTGAGACCCGTCCATCACTTATTTATGAACTACTTTTCAGTGTCTTCTATCGATGATAAGTGAGCTACTTTTTCTTTAGAGATCGCCATCTCATTGGCACTAACTTGTATAGCACACAGTTTCCCTTCCCAATGCACTCGTAATGCATAGATAGTCCCTCCTAATCATTTTGTGTTCGTTTTTTGTCAAGATTCAGATCGAATTTCTGACATCAGAGACACGTATTCTGTTAATCAGGTGCTGAAGGTAAGATCAGGACACAAAAAACATATTGGACTTAATAATTAGCAGTTTATGTGCGAAAATACTTATTTTCCAGGAATCTAGCTTCATGTAAGCATGCAAAGTTGATTTTTTACATCCAATTTGACCAATTGCAGAAAAAATCAATCCTCTCCACTTGAAGGTAGGTGATGCACACAGATTTCTTCTTACCTTGCAAGCACCGTTGGATGAAGACAGTAGGCATGATCATGGACAAACGCAGTGAGTGCTCAACCCATCTGTACATACGCTGCACTTTATGCCCCCGTGCCGCTGCCATCCTTATCATGCCTCTCCTTGATCTGGCTCCCCAGTGCCGTCTTGCCTCGATCTTGCAGGAGAGGAGGACATTGTTTATTTGCGTAGGACTGTCGGGGGATAATTGGATCGAGTAGGAGTTGTTACGTGGAAGAGGAGCTAGCTGGGCGATCCTTTGGCTAGGTGACGAGGAAGAAATTGAGACGGCCGGCTGTTGTACGGGAGCACGGCCAGAGATGGAGTTCGATACGGTCTGCACCCAAATCAGAAGGTTTGGCCACCCTTAACAATATCCTCATCGGATATAACTTGGGGAAGGCGAAGGCGTACCCCCTACTATATAAGCTCGGCCACCCACGCCCCAAACAAATCACAACCAACCTTCCTCAAGTCGTTTGTTCCCCCGAGCAATCGAGTTGTGTTCCCGGCGGGCGATCGATCGATCTTGCTGAGCATCATGGTTTCCGCCGACGTGGCCCGCAACATCGTGGGCATCATTGGCAATGTCATCTCCTTCGGCCTCTTCCTCTCCCCTGTGtaagccctctcctcctcctctcggcAATGTATTCATGGATGGAAGGTGGTTGCTAGGGCATGAATCTGACGCTCGTTTTCTGCTTGTGCGTACGCAGGCCGACGTTCTGGCGTATCTgcaaggccaaggacgtggaggAGTTCAAGCCGGACCCCTACCTGGCGACGCTCATGAACTGCCTGCTCTGGTTCTTCTACGGGCTCCCTATCGTCCACCCCAACAGCACCCTCGTCCTCACCATCAACGGCATCGGCCTCGTCATCGAGGGCGCCTACATCATCATGTTCATCATCTACGCGGCCAAGAACACAAGGGTACGTACGTGCAACCCTCCTAGTGCCCCCTCATCCGGCCTACTGTCTCTTTTCGCCATTAGTTTCTGTACAGAAGATCCTCCTGCATGCCCCTAACCCATGCCATGCGCCTGTGCTTTGCGTGCAGTGGAAGATGCTCGGCGTGCTCGCCATCGAGGCGGCGTTCATGGCTGCCGTGGTGGCCGGTGTGCTCGTCGGCGCCCACACCCACGAGAAGCGCTCCATGATCGTAGGCATCCTCTGCGTCATCTTCGGCTCCATCATGTACGCCTCCCCGCTCACCATCATGGTACGTACCCCACCCCAACTTATGGATCGTCGACCCGTGATCTTTGATAACTGCTTTAACTTGTGAGTTCAGGTGGCTAATTAATCTGCGTTGTGCATGTATGTGTTGTAATGATACGTTGTCTAGAAAAATACCTTCCTATAATTTATTTTTAAAGTTCTAGTAGATGCTTTTGGCAGATCTCAATTTGTTAAGTAGTACACCTTGTTTGTTGTGATTCTGCTTGAAAATCTATGTCCATCTAAAAGATGCACCCACCTTTCATGTTTTAACGTTCGTGCCAAAACCCTGTTAAAAAAAGTCCGAATTGAGTTATTCACCTCTCACGCACCCAAGTTCTTCTACAATATGCTACATCATATATTTTTAATCAAAAAAGCCTACGGTTTATTTCTATCTCAAAGGTAAACTTCCTTTACAGGGTGAATTACTAGCTCAGGCTAATTGTTAATGACGGACGCTGAGTGTACTAAATACTAATATAACTCAAAAAATTAAGATGAAAGTAGTAATATTGTACTGCTTATTTGCAGGGTAAAGTGATCAGGACCAAGAGTGTGGAGTACATGCCGTTCTTCCTGTCACTGGTAAACTTCCTCAACGGTCTCTGCTGGACGGGCTATGCGCTAATCAAGTTTGACATCTACATCACGGTATGTACATAGACATTGGACAAAAAAAAGTCACAAACCCATCCAGACTTACAATCAAGAATTCCTCAGCGTGGTTCGATCTAACTGTTATGGCCTCTTTAAATTCTGTGCAGATCCCCAATGCCCTTGGTACAATCTTCGGCCTCGTCCAGCTGATCCTCTACGGGTACTACTACAGATCTACCCCCAAGAAGGGCAAGAACGTCGAACTGCCCACCATCCTCACCAAAAACGCCGTTACCAGTGGCAACGTCTCGGTCACCATTGAGAAATAAGCTTGGCGTGGTTTTTAGCCCTAAAGATTTTGAGTAGTTAATACCGGATGATACTTCAACAGGTCTGATGTTAATTAGTAGTACTTTTTGTTAGCTAGTATAGTCTGAGATTGCCTTTAATTTTGTGAACCATTGTCGTCTGTCCGAGACTACAGTGCAAATTGCAAGTGTATAATATAAATACCAATGCAGCTGAGTTATCCCAGAGATATATTATGACACCACGTATGCCTGCCTGTTTTCAATCTGCTCTTACGTGATGATACAATTGATTTGTTAATTACAGTGTGTGGTGGCTTTGTTAAATTATTTTATTCAATATCCACGATGTGTTTGTATTATGTTTCGGGCAAGGTCCTCTTctgttttctgcacaaaaacacccAAAGGGCATCTTATTGGTGATGCAACTTGAACCTGGTGTCAGCGTAAACGAGACACAGACTTAACCTAATTACCGGTCTTTTCCCGTGAGGCTGCCTTGTTACCACATCGACCTCTTTTTTGCGGGAAGTATGATGCTTTGAGTCCATGCTAGAAATATTTTTCTGAATCTTGTAACATGTTAATTGTTTGTCATATATATTTCATTAGTGTGTTTGATTGCATGGTGTCTACTATATAGACACACACTTTTTCGTCAAGAAAATGAGTTGAGTATAGGAAGAGCTATGCTCAAATTAGATAGCCCATCAACTTGTGGCTATAACTAGTAAGAACCCAGACCTTTCCATTAagggaaataaaataaaatccaaCTTGAAGCAACATCCAAACAAGCAGCCCAGGCTAGCTAAACACATCCACGCTAGACCACAGACCGTGTTTTAATATCCAAGAGCAAGGTTTTTTTTATCAATTTATTTTCTTTGTATTTGAATGATCTAGAGTCATCTAGCAATCATTACTATATGAATCTAATTAGATTCTGTTTGATCAATGATCACTTATAATTTGTTAGGTTTTGTTCCCGAATCATCATCATGTCTACTAGAATTAGGAAACAAGATTCTGGTTCTGCAAAACAAAGAGTGCCAGTTGAGGCTCGAACTCAAACGAGTGCCCTCGATAGATATTTAGTGAGACTCCCAACTTGATTATGAAAATCACACCGCAGATGTTAATgttgatgatggtggtgatgataaTACAATAGGAGGTTGAGGCTCATGATGCAGAAATTGATGTCTT
Above is a window of Triticum aestivum cultivar Chinese Spring chromosome 6B, IWGSC CS RefSeq v2.1, whole genome shotgun sequence DNA encoding:
- the LOC123139372 gene encoding bidirectional sugar transporter SWEET6b-like, with protein sequence MVSADVARNIVGIIGNVISFGLFLSPVPTFWRICKAKDVEEFKPDPYLATLMNCLLWFFYGLPIVHPNSTLVLTINGIGLVIEGAYIIMFIIYAAKNTRWKMLGVLAIEAAFMAAVVAGVLVGAHTHEKRSMIVGILCVIFGSIMYASPLTIMGKVIRTKSVEYMPFFLSLVNFLNGLCWTGYALIKFDIYITIPNALGTIFGLVQLILYGYYYRSTPKKGKNVELPTILTKNAVTSGNVSVTIEK